A genomic region of Runella rosea contains the following coding sequences:
- a CDS encoding TonB-dependent receptor yields MINRYFSPILLILTITEFSFSQISTPKKSLELDTLYLNEVIVSASRTAEPIMETPVTVERVLGTQLQKQPSSEFISSLSRLKGVDVSQSSWLITSFSTRGFNSSKAERVIQLADYVDVTSPTASLYYGNWVGIGELDLESSDIVFGANSALYGSNAFNGVLLMHSKDPFKYQGLSASLRGGNRSMIDGQIRYAKVLGNKVALKFNANYFEADEFLSSNDTAIKRVTSGGLAGSDPVNNATGNPAGWNAVNRYGDVGTTVSNPALTSLNNNAAYRIYTQGYTEAAMANWSESAGNPFKLFNNGNYKAGNYRINPSLHWQINAKVRAVYEYKLAVSNGIFQSTSRYAQRGMKYDVHRMELKSDKWFIRAYTVFDYGGKAYDLNSLAGGLLNAPMASGTQANGSRYPTFASNYYSLWNQVFTAARTNGLSAGASVPNVFAANPNGGTPSAYTLPQAIAGGQSIEAAQALASQLAAGVQLPVGSPHFNQLREQIVSGVGLIDVNGTKTVRGAAFANTARFWDISAQREWTINKLNVIAGASYRTHLLQSAGTLFSDGPNSPISANTNDILRRDRIVNWDGGAYAQLRYAVWQNRLKLAAAGRFDRFRNFGSRFSPRISAVVSLGENRQHNFRVNYAQAYRQPAQLDQFIYLDFGTLLVAGNVENGYQGLNAVSALPNGQANPDFLKPVTIKKITPEQVNTWEVGYKAQLIKGLYVDLSYYRSWYNDFIGTLRFYGREDGVVPTGAPLPTASGDFAKPTTDRTRGRLIQTWANADRQVRTQGLMGSVEYFWHKKLNLNANYTWSHINEDDVPGLILGFNTPAHKVNMGINGEPFKNITYAVNYRHISGYTYFMPIDEGYIDAFGTVDAQVNYRLPKLKSNLKIGGTNLLNANAVQVYGAASIGRIVYLGWTLEGL; encoded by the coding sequence ATGATAAATCGTTATTTTAGTCCCATTTTACTTATTTTAACAATTACTGAATTTTCATTTTCACAAATTTCTACCCCCAAAAAATCGCTTGAATTAGACACATTGTACCTCAATGAAGTCATTGTTTCAGCTTCGCGTACGGCCGAACCCATCATGGAAACGCCCGTCACGGTTGAGCGTGTTTTAGGCACGCAGCTGCAAAAACAACCTTCTTCTGAGTTTATTTCATCCTTATCGCGGCTCAAAGGTGTCGATGTGAGTCAATCAAGTTGGTTGATTACCAGCTTCAGTACGCGGGGTTTTAACAGCTCAAAAGCCGAGCGCGTAATTCAGCTGGCCGATTACGTTGACGTGACCTCTCCCACGGCGTCGTTGTATTACGGAAACTGGGTCGGCATCGGTGAGCTGGACTTAGAAAGTTCAGATATTGTGTTTGGAGCCAACTCGGCGCTTTATGGCTCCAATGCCTTCAACGGTGTGTTGCTGATGCATTCCAAAGACCCTTTTAAGTATCAAGGACTCTCGGCTTCTTTGCGCGGCGGAAACCGTTCGATGATTGACGGACAAATTCGCTACGCTAAAGTGCTTGGAAATAAAGTGGCCCTAAAATTCAACGCCAACTATTTTGAGGCCGACGAATTTTTATCATCCAATGATACCGCCATCAAACGCGTTACTTCGGGCGGTTTGGCTGGCTCAGACCCGGTCAATAATGCGACTGGAAACCCCGCAGGATGGAATGCTGTGAATCGGTACGGTGATGTAGGGACCACGGTCAGTAACCCTGCTTTGACTTCGCTCAACAACAATGCCGCCTACCGCATTTATACCCAAGGCTATACCGAAGCAGCAATGGCCAATTGGTCCGAATCGGCAGGAAATCCGTTTAAATTATTCAATAATGGCAACTACAAAGCGGGAAACTATCGGATCAATCCTTCGCTCCATTGGCAAATCAACGCCAAAGTTCGGGCGGTGTATGAATATAAATTGGCGGTCAGTAACGGTATTTTTCAAAGTACCAGTCGATACGCCCAGCGCGGAATGAAGTATGATGTACATCGCATGGAGTTAAAATCCGATAAATGGTTCATAAGAGCATACACTGTTTTTGATTACGGCGGCAAAGCTTACGATTTGAACTCCCTCGCGGGCGGCCTTCTAAACGCCCCCATGGCTTCAGGAACCCAAGCCAACGGAAGCCGCTACCCTACCTTTGCGTCTAATTACTATTCGCTTTGGAATCAGGTATTTACGGCGGCTCGTACCAACGGGCTTTCGGCTGGGGCGTCGGTTCCGAATGTATTTGCCGCTAATCCAAACGGCGGTACTCCATCGGCTTATACATTGCCGCAGGCCATCGCCGGTGGGCAGAGCATCGAAGCCGCACAGGCATTGGCGTCGCAGTTGGCGGCGGGGGTACAGTTGCCAGTCGGAAGTCCTCATTTTAATCAGCTTCGCGAGCAGATTGTTAGTGGTGTAGGTTTGATTGACGTAAACGGAACCAAGACGGTACGGGGGGCGGCTTTTGCCAATACGGCCCGTTTTTGGGATATAAGCGCCCAGCGCGAATGGACTATAAACAAGCTCAATGTCATAGCGGGGGCCTCGTACCGGACGCATTTGCTGCAATCAGCAGGAACGCTGTTTTCTGACGGGCCTAATTCGCCCATTTCTGCCAACACCAACGATATTCTACGTCGCGACCGCATTGTAAACTGGGATGGTGGGGCGTATGCGCAACTTCGGTATGCCGTATGGCAAAATCGCTTGAAATTGGCGGCAGCGGGTCGTTTTGACCGCTTTCGTAATTTTGGCAGTCGGTTTTCTCCCCGTATTTCGGCCGTGGTATCGTTGGGAGAAAATCGTCAACATAATTTTCGGGTAAACTACGCGCAGGCTTACCGTCAGCCCGCGCAGTTAGATCAATTTATCTACCTTGATTTTGGGACGCTGTTGGTGGCTGGAAATGTTGAAAATGGCTACCAAGGGCTAAACGCTGTTTCAGCATTGCCGAATGGACAAGCAAATCCTGATTTCCTAAAACCTGTTACTATAAAAAAAATTACTCCTGAGCAGGTCAATACGTGGGAAGTTGGCTACAAAGCACAGCTTATCAAAGGGTTATACGTTGATTTGAGTTATTATCGGTCGTGGTACAATGATTTTATTGGTACTCTTCGGTTTTATGGCCGTGAAGATGGCGTAGTACCAACGGGCGCACCGCTGCCAACCGCCAGCGGCGATTTTGCCAAACCCACCACTGACCGTACTCGAGGCCGTTTGATTCAAACGTGGGCCAATGCCGACCGTCAAGTACGCACACAAGGGCTGATGGGAAGTGTTGAGTATTTTTGGCATAAAAAGCTTAACCTGAATGCCAATTATACATGGTCACATATCAATGAAGACGATGTGCCTGGTTTGATTTTGGGCTTTAATACCCCCGCGCATAAAGTGAATATGGGAATCAATGGAGAGCCATTTAAAAATATAACTTACGCGGTCAATTATCGGCACATCAGCGGCTATACGTATTTTATGCCCATTGATGAAGGCTACATTGATGCCTTCGGAACGGTAGATGCGCAGGTAAATTATCGTTTGCCAAAACTAAAAAGTAACTTAAAAATTGGAGGTACTAATTTGTTGAATGCCAATGCCGTGCAGGTATACGGAGCGGCTTCTATTGGCCGCATTGTGTATCTTGGCTGGACGCTTGAAGGCCTATAA
- a CDS encoding 7TM diverse intracellular signaling domain-containing protein, protein MKNKRYFLAIIWFVCHHCCKAQSAGLVYTDIHQLIEIGGHARYFIDSTNKLSHLDIEKIPDSRYAKIPDKIINMGFSPFRIWFKFDLKNSTDENLYAIMLAQDIDYVDVYAVGGDTTFFLETGALRPFESRYFALNSIVLNLGRKPQKLYIGLKDMNGLISQIEVGAIRPLMKRVYRETSINFFVLGVLALSALFSFFMYLFLKERTYFLFTLHVVFSALTLLSLEGYLFDFLWRDMPFMNNGVNSSLIRLCTLLTSIGFSVEFLNLREVLPKLHRVFQVLGVLATTAVLTKLIGIQQAEVGFNIMILIIFGSYLATGMWLYRRGFGPARFYLLGWGIYIFEILLIVFTLFNVLTFEHFYTYYGYHIGVIFQTALLTFALMDRINTLRRENLEARELAMQRLTENERLMAEQTVLLEKELEQQPVANNDLQKLLKLMRDEREKIKKIPIATLEGVLLFPVADIVRIEAMGSYANVHFFNHQKMVASRSLAEFEQQLSEYDNFFKVHKSHIINLNFVTKYVRGDGGIVFMQDGSEVDVARRVKPDFLRAMGLEN, encoded by the coding sequence TTGAAAAACAAACGCTATTTCCTCGCCATTATTTGGTTTGTATGCCACCATTGTTGTAAAGCACAATCTGCTGGGTTGGTCTATACAGACATTCATCAATTGATAGAAATTGGTGGTCATGCAAGGTACTTTATTGATAGTACCAACAAACTTTCTCACCTTGATATTGAGAAAATCCCCGACAGTCGGTATGCGAAAATTCCCGATAAAATCATCAATATGGGTTTTTCTCCTTTTCGAATTTGGTTCAAGTTTGATTTGAAAAACAGTACTGATGAAAATCTCTACGCCATTATGTTGGCGCAGGATATTGATTACGTAGATGTGTATGCGGTGGGCGGAGATACCACCTTTTTTTTGGAAACGGGTGCTTTACGACCTTTTGAAAGCCGCTACTTTGCGCTCAACAGCATCGTCCTGAATTTAGGACGTAAGCCCCAAAAACTTTATATAGGGCTTAAAGACATGAATGGATTGATTTCACAGATTGAAGTGGGTGCCATCAGGCCGTTGATGAAAAGAGTGTATCGAGAAACGTCGATCAATTTTTTCGTATTAGGTGTTTTGGCTTTGTCGGCGCTGTTTAGTTTTTTTATGTACCTTTTTTTGAAGGAAAGAACCTATTTTCTCTTTACACTGCACGTTGTTTTTTCTGCGTTGACCTTGCTTTCTTTGGAAGGTTATCTGTTTGATTTTCTTTGGCGAGATATGCCATTTATGAATAATGGCGTCAATTCTAGCCTGATACGTTTATGTACGCTTTTGACGAGTATCGGGTTTTCAGTAGAATTCCTGAACCTTCGGGAAGTGTTGCCCAAACTGCACCGGGTTTTTCAGGTTCTCGGGGTTTTGGCTACTACGGCTGTTTTGACCAAACTAATCGGTATTCAACAAGCAGAAGTGGGTTTTAACATCATGATTTTGATCATATTTGGGTCTTATCTAGCAACGGGAATGTGGCTTTATCGGCGAGGATTTGGCCCCGCTCGATTTTATTTATTAGGTTGGGGTATTTATATTTTTGAAATACTGCTTATCGTTTTTACCCTCTTTAATGTCCTTACCTTTGAGCATTTTTATACTTATTATGGCTATCACATTGGTGTAATATTCCAAACTGCGTTGCTCACTTTTGCGTTGATGGATCGTATCAATACCCTTCGTCGTGAAAACTTAGAAGCCCGGGAGTTGGCTATGCAGCGGTTGACTGAAAATGAACGCTTGATGGCCGAACAGACCGTATTGCTGGAAAAGGAACTTGAGCAGCAGCCCGTTGCCAATAATGACCTCCAAAAACTCCTCAAACTCATGCGCGATGAGCGGGAAAAAATAAAAAAGATTCCCATCGCAACCCTCGAAGGCGTTTTACTTTTTCCGGTGGCAGATATTGTACGTATAGAGGCAATGGGTAGTTATGCCAATGTCCATTTTTTCAATCATCAGAAAATGGTCGCCTCACGCTCTTTGGCTGAGTTTGAACAACAATTGAGTGAATACGATAATTTCTTCAAAGTCCATAAGTCGCACATCATTAATCTCAACTTCGTTACTAAATACGTAAGGGGCGACGGAGGCATTGTATTCATGCAAGATGGCAGCGAAGTGGACGTAGCACGTCGGGTGAAACCTGATTTTTTGCGGGCGATGGGGCTCGAAAACTAG